From a single Nicotiana tomentosiformis chromosome 2, ASM39032v3, whole genome shotgun sequence genomic region:
- the LOC104087577 gene encoding patatin-like protein 2, which produces MLTAPNKEGRPLFAAKDIIPFYLEQGPKIFPYGRGLLGSIKKMLKSLVRPKYNGKYLHKVIQEKLGQTRLCKTLTNIIVPTFDIKNLQPIVFSTFEAKEDPLMDARLSDICISTSAAPTYLPAHYFKNQDKDGHVQEFNLVDGGVAANNPVLVATSQVTKQIFLGDPDFSMDCGRFLVISLGTGSPKVKPKYNATTAIKWGLCRWLLNGGSSPIVDVLTQASDDMVNLPLSALLQALHSENNYLRIQDDTLSRTNSSVDISTKDNMDKLVEIGKNLLKKPVSRINSHTGLLEPCQNGGSNEESLKRFAKLLSEERRLRKSKAALRL; this is translated from the exons ATGTTAACTGCACCAAACAAAGAGGGACGTCCTCTTTTTGCTGCTAAAGATATCATTCCGTTCTATCTTGAACAGGGCCCTAAGATTTTTCCATACGGAAG GGGATTGCTTGGATCAATAAAGAAGATGTTGAAATCTCTGGTTAGACCAAAGTATAATGGGAAATATCTTCACAAAGTTATACAAGAGAAGCTAGGCCAAACTCGATTGTGTAAAACGTTAACCAATATTATTGTTCCAACTTTTGATATCAAGAATTTGCAACCAATAGTCTTCTCTACATTTGAG GCCAAAGAAGATCCATTAATGGATGCTCGGTTATCTGATATTTGCATCAGCACATCTGCTGCTCCAACTTATCTTCCTGCACATTATTTCAAGAACCAAGACAAAGATGGACATGTTCAAGAATTCAATCTTGTAGATGGTGGAGTAGCAGCCAACAATCCA GTCCTCGTCGCTACAAGCCAAGTAACCAAACAAATTTTCCTTGGAGATCCAGATTTCTCAATGGATTGTGGTCGGTTCTTAGTAATCTCATTAGGTACTGGCTCACCAAAGGTGAAGCCGAAATACAATGCCACAACAGCAATCAAATGGGGTCTCTGCAGATGGCTGCTCAATGGTGGTTCTTCTCCAATTGTGGATGTTCTTACTCAAGCCAGTGACGATATGGTTAATTTGCCCTTGTCTGCTCTCCTCCAAGCGCTTCATTCTGAAAATAATTACCTTCGTATTCAG GATGACACGTTATCTCGGACAAACTCCTCTGTTGACATATCAACAAAGGATAACATGGACAAATTAGTTGAAATTGGGAAGAACTTGCTGAAGAAACCAGTTTCAAGGATAAATTCGCACACAGGTCTACTTGAACCATGTCAAAATGGTGGCTCAAATGAAGAAAGTCTGAAAAG GTTCGCGAAGTTGCTTTCAGAAGAAAGAAGACTTAGGAAATCCAAGGCAGCTTTAAGACTTTAA